TCGTCAATACAATTGTTGTAAAGCCATTCTGTTAAGGTAGTACGCCTTGATAACGGGTTTCTAGCAATGTTTTGCAATTGCTCATTGTCCTTGAAAGTTACATTTTGCATTTCTTGCAAGTGAACAGCTAAAACTTGTACTGCAGGATTCCTTTGATGAATGTGAAAATCAAGAATTCTCCAGGCTGACTCATGTGGACATATGAATCTCCCGTCAACATAGTTCTTAATCTCGTCGATTTCAGACGTAGTGTGAGCTTCAGTTTCACCAGAAGAAGAAGGTTCTTTACTAATGTTAAAACGAATACGATCAGAGCCCTTTGATACGTACTTAAAAAGGTACTTTATCAACATGCTCGAGCCGCAGTACTCTACATTTATGTGTGCTTGGAAGCGTAAAAGTAGGGTGTGGTTGTATGAGACAACATACCTGTTATCAAGAGCAACACCATCTTTGATAACAGTATTGCCAGACACCCACCTTTTATAATGTGCATATTCGTTCTCGTCAATCATACTACTTTGTTGATAAGCCTTTGGAAAGTTCTTAGAGCACATACCGAGCGACATACATGGCGCGTTAGGTTTAACAGTACCGCATGGTCCATGTATCATGAAGTTAGTAACAATCCTATGTAGTTCTGGGTCCATTTCAGGATCTGGAATTTCTGCTGAAATATACTTATCAACGTGAGTAGCGTCAGTTATCTTATTAGATTCGTCTACCCATAATAACAAATGACAGTGCGGTAGACCCCTCTTCTGAAATTCTATCGTGTATAAATCTGCAGTAACTTTTCCAAATGGCCTGTTATTACGAAGAAAGTTGACAAATGAGGCAACTTTTATATGGAAAACGCGAGCTATGATATCTGGACGGTCTTGCGCTTTAAGTACCGGATACTTAGTTAAATATCTACGAATTTCAGGCCAATTAACATTACATGTAAAAGTGATGAAGTATTGAGGATTTCCATGTACTCTACAAATCGCTAACGCATCCTGATAATGTTTATACATGTATCGTGGCCCCCCCGTAAATGATGAAGGTAGAATAGTACGTTTTCCTATATCACGTCCTTCAGTATCACCACGACGAATAGCATCATGTATGCCTTTCAATACGTCACTTCTTAAAGAACTTTGATTACGTCTGTAATATTGTAGCCTATTCTGCTCTATACACACATAGGCATCAACCAGATATTGCTGGAACAGACGTCCACCTCGCAACAGCAATGTGTAGACATTAAGACGATCATGAAGTTGATAACTATAGAACATATTCATGGacatatttttttcttcttttccgGAAACACCAGAAAGACGTAAGTCAGGGGACCAACCACTCTCACCGTAAACAAACAACAAAGGATACTGCAAAGCCATGTATAACGGATGAAGATTGCTTATTCGTTGAAGACCAGTAGTCTTATGCCGAATAACAATGTCATATCCATCAGCACTGGGGTCCTGGTCGGTTACAATCGCGCCAATGCAATCAGGGCCAGGTCTATCATAAGACAAACAGTTATATGAATTGTACAAACGAATTGAAAACGAAGGCAAGTTAGATGAAAGAGTCAAATCTCGAGCATTTCTGAACAACCTGACCAGTTCATTACATTCGTCAAGGGCTGTAAGAATTGTAGAAACAACATTAGCACTTAACTGTGAACGTATAGTGCCATCAAAGAATCGAAGCCTATTCACAATTTCGTTGTTAGTATCATAGATATACATCTGTAGAAATCTTGGTGATTCATTATCTGTGGGACATAATGAACCCAACGAATGATAAACCTGGCCCTCAATCTTAAACACATATGGCGCAGACCCAATATTAACAGAATCATCTACTTTGCCACCGAAAGAAGTCATTGAGAACATAGAGTTATAAGCACGTATATTTGCTAGAAAGTCTGGTCGACCAAACAAATCAACGAAAGCCGACAAAGGATGATTAGGAGGAGGAAACTTTACACGTCCACCTTTACAGCATTGGTTATATCGAAGATGACGGGCGGTAGATGTTGCTACTATACGTTCGTCAAACCAAAAAAAAGCACCACAATGCTCACAAATATTAGTACAGTCGCCATTGTCCAAATATAAGGAACGATCAGAAGAAGTAGCATCAACCGACGAAGAGACCCTAGTACGCTTACGTGATGATGACATCTTAAAATACAACTAAATATATCATAATAGTAGTACAATAATAGTATTAACCTCTAACATATATGCATATTCGGACGGAAAGGTAGGAAAAATGCTATTcaacaacaaaagaaacaaagaaaacttTAGTAGGGTATAAAGTGTAACTTCCTTAACACTTACCTTAAAAGTACAGTAACGAACTTTAGATAATCCTCAAACGATCCCAGCCACCTAAAAAAGCAAAAGATTAAAAAGTTGTCTGTAGAATGCTAAGTTCTACACATTAACAATTCCAATAGCATGCAATGATACATATATGAACATAGATTCTAAAGTTCACTTATTTAAGAGCTAATGATATAGAATGTACAAAATCCATAGTTAAAGTACCTAATCTAATGCTTTTTTGGATAAAGTCGCAACGATTGATTGGGAAATAATTAAATTAAAGTGTTATGAAAGGGAAATTGTATGATATCTATGACACATATATCCTAAGGCCTGGGAAAGAGGCTAAGGGACCTGaggaaaatatatttaaataataatttttcACAACTTATTTTAAGACACCTGTTTAACTATAATAGTAATATGCCATTGAGATGTTCAACATCAAGTGCCTGTTAGATATGAGATGATTTCTTTCTTATATGGAGTATAACACTAACAACCTAGCTGATATGTAAGAATCTATATGCTTTTCGAATGTTTTTGATATCCATAACCAAATAGCCAATTTAAAGAATACATATATAATTTCGATATATTCTATATTAATAGTGCAATAAACCACACACATCGTGACAGCGAGAGGTCGGTCGGTTTCAATGCACCTGATGCAGTCAGTAGTCGACCTTGGCTACAGCATCTGATGTCACGGTGATTGGCACGTCATTCATTTACGGTAAAAAAGTGTATGTTTGAATTTTACATTAATATTCATCAAATGGATGCGTATATGTTGATTTGTTATAAAGTGATAATGAAAGAATACATTTGCGCAGAAAGGATGAAAATAAAGCAATTTATGTTTTCAAACACTTATTTTGCAGTTTTTCTTTAGTAAACCAAAATCCAAATACGGTTTTCATACTAAACTAATTACAATAAAAGTCAAACTTTAAATGCAaataatgaaattaaagaataaaaaaaagtaaatttaCTGTATTATGAATTCATGGGGTTACTTGGTTAAGTTGGTTTTGTTGTTccttgcatttttttaaaatCTTACAAATGCGTATTTATAAGGTTTAAAAAATTATAAAGTTTATTAACTGCCTCATGATTAAGAATGAAAAGATacctttttaaaaaaatttgttATTCTGAAAACAACCCACTTTATGTTTGAATCTCAATTGGGAAAAAAAAAAAGCAATTGGGAAAAAAAAAGCAAAGTGGAACTTTCTAGATTATGAAAATTGTAAATGTAATACGCTGACCATAGTTCTAGAAAGAGTAGGCTTTGTCACTTTACCCTCTTTTATGTCTGTGAAGATGTCGATACATAAAAACCCTAACTAATCACATTCAGCCGCACATCAACTTCCTAGCCTCCTCCCCGATCACCGAATATACAATTCTGGCCGGCACATCCACTTCCGACCACTGTTCAGGCAAGCAAACGACAAACACCTCTTATTTCCGTACACACTTGCATCTACCCATCTCTCACAACAGAAGCCCCCACCCTCTCCCTTCGATTGGGTCGCTAGAAGTGTTGTTTCCGGCAGCAGATAGTGACGACGGCAGAAATGGTGGCTGTAAACAATGTCGTCAGTGAAGGAAGTGGCGGTGGTTATCAGGAGTGGTGGTCGGTGAGGTGACGATAGGGGTGAAAGTGGTAATCGAGGTCAACTACCGACGACAACAACCATGGCGGCAGTAGTTGATGAAGAGATGACGATGGTGGATAGTCTGGGCGGGAGCCGGGCGATGGGGCCGAGCGGGTCGTCGCCTATGGTGTACATATATTGTTACATATATTGTTGATGCTTTGTGAAATACCCgtttattttgttaataaaaattaGGGTTCAAGACAGGGAAGAAAGGGTTCAAGACAGGGAAGAAACTGATACCTGATGACAGAAGCAGCGTAGAAGTTGAAACATCTGGAAGAAAAGAAATGGACGGAAAATAGTGTATTTTAACGTATTAAAAGAGAAGGGTAGGTGGCATATGCACCGACCTTTCTctttaatatttattttgttaataaaaattaGGGTTCAAGACAGGGAAGAAAGGGTTCAAGACAGGGAAGAAACTGATACCTGATGACAGAAGCAGCGTAGAAGTTGAAACATCTGGAAGAAAAGAAATGGACGGAAAATAGTGTATTTTAACGTATTAAAAGAGAAGGGTAGGTGGCATATGCACCGACCTTTCtctttaatatttataaaatatgCAAGTGAGATGCTAGATCcccattttttttttctaaaaattcgTAACTTTTTTATTACCCTTTCAAAATAGTCAACCtgacaataaaaaaaaaaaagctaatcTTCTTCGTTGACGATAAAGAAGTTTTActcttctacttttttttttgaacggcaataAATATAGCAAATAATTTGTATAAAATTTTGGTATATGTATTAAACTAGTTAATGCcaccgcccgcgttgcggggcgatggccgaataattctcaatcaattaaaaaaacactattatAGTTTTGTAAGGAAAAAAATCTAAAACGATGACAAAACCGTAGTTttgagctcagggcaaaactgtagttTGTAACGATTAATGAGCGAGTTTTAGGAAGCTCCTGGAcatggaaaaaaattaaatccagtcaactaataaaaaaacacttttatagttatgctaaaaaaaactaaaacgatagcaatactgtaatttgaactaagggcaaagttgtatttgttgacttgggtaaaatcgtaatttggcaaaAGTTAAAGTGATGGCAATACTATAAATTTGAACCGGAGACAAAATCGTAATATAACTTTGTACTAAgcacaaaatcgtaattttaagctggggacaaaacaatatttttaatttgaattggagcaaaatcaaaattttgaactgagggcaaaatcgtaattttgaatgaGGGGCAAAAGCAtagttttattttgaaccgggcaaaaacataattttaaaccgaaggcgaaatcataatttttgaaacggGGCGAAAATGCAAAGTCGTCATTTTTAGTTTGAggcaaaataaaattacgttttttatAATTTACAATTTTgtcccagctcaaaataaaattacgtttttgcccgcagctcaaaaattatatttaaactgGAGGCGAAATCATAAATTTAAACTGAGAGGAAAATCATATTTTTTAGCCAGgggaaaaatatgtttttattttaaactgtgggcgaaaacgtaattttgagctgagggcagaatcgtaattttggGCTAGAGAAAATGGGAACAACTTATTTTGAAGTGGGTGCAAAAACGTAATATTAAACGTAGGGCGAAACCATAATTTGAAACTGGGAACAAAAGTAAAAGtgagtttttgaaccgagggcaaaaacGAAATTTTGAGCTAAggacaaaattataattttattttgagccgGGGGTGAAAACGTAATTTGAAGTAAaggacaaaagcgtaattttaaataaaggccgaaagcgtaattttaaactggagataaaataaaataaaaaaaaaagttgggcTAATAGGGAAGTGCCACACAGCTGTGTGGCACTATTCCCCAAAGTTGATTTTGTATAGTAGGGTAATTTGTTATTATAATCAGAGCAAGTCTTTAATAACCAATCAGGTtttcatttttaagtgttttagaGCATCCACTAGCCACCCTAAATATTAAAATGTGTTTTCGAGCATCCACCCTAAATATTAAAATGTGTTTTCGAGCATCCGCTGACCACCCTAAGACCACCCACAGTGGAGTTTTTTTGGGCGTAGAAGCTCCCCAAAACGCCATGGTGACCGTCCCTCGGGTGTTTTTTCGATTCAAGGCTTGGGCATGGCCTTTAAAACGCCATGATTTTGAAAGTTCTGAGAATACGACCGTTGACTCAACAGTAATAAAAAAAACTTACTATTTTTAATTCCATTTTTCACTCATATAAGGCCacggggtatggggcttgggttggggcgtgggttgggggaaaacgcccaagccaccatcccgggtgggcttgggttggagcgtggcccttggggcttggctttcaagccgggcgtggggcggtatgGCCATGCTAGCTGGCTGCCTCCCATTCGCTCACCTGCCACGTCATAGCGGacattcaaaatttgaatttaaaattcaaacggtTTGGGGACACCAAACCGCCACCCGGTCACCCAACCACCCCCTATATATTGTAACCCCAACCcactggtccccccatcccacgaaccctGAACCCATGAAGAAGAAATGACACTCGTCACTAGCGTCGTCGACGCTATGAAGGGGCGGCcactgggccaaacaaaatattggACGGAAGCATTCGCGgcctaccgacataacgtcggtaacgaccgccacaacctcaacgcgtgccaacataaatggcgcgagctacggcccaagttcgaccgtttcaaggcttactacgaagcgGTTCCGAGCGGCGAGTTAAGTTTTAATGaagttattttgtaatttttagaaattatgtaatttttaggattatgtaattttaaattttaatgaagttgtaggttttttttagagttaattgccattttagtccctgtagtttgggccattttgccagtttagtccaaaggtttcatttttaacatctgaatccaaaaaggtttcactgttgccattttggtccaactgacttaaccccATCCATGCTTCTCAGTTAGTCAAGGGACATTTTTGTCATTTcctctattattttaattaaggTTTTTATTAAAGTGCCATTTTTGGGTTTTGTTGTTTATTACTCTCTTCTAtcgttatcatcatcatcatataacaCCACCTCCACTGCAAACAGTCCCCATACATGATTTTGGAACGGTACACCGAACCCAATCGTCTTTCATCTTCGTTCGCCGTCTTTCGTCATAACCATCACCTCGCACACCGTCGATCATCGTCGTTCCACACACTTAACCGCACACCGGAACCGTCACTCAACTCCGATTATCTTCATCATCTCCGGCAGATTCCGTCGAATCACCACCTCCGATCACGACACCATCACCTTCTCCGTTTCGGTATCGAGTTCGAATTCGGGTTTCCTAAACCATCTCCGACCACTATAATCACACaaccatcatcgtcatcatcggACATCAACCAACCTGCTACGTTCCCGTTCCGGTTACAACTTTCAACACCGTTCACTGTGAACCTTCCACGACATCACCATCTTCATTAATCACCTCTGTCCGCCTCCTCCGTCGCATCTTCTTCTCCGACGTGCTACACCGTAACACCTCCAATCACCACACCTGCCACTGATCATTTTTTTAACCTGAACGTCTCCGGTTACCTGTCTCCTCCACACCTCCGTTCAGTAACAATCATCACCCTCGCAACCATCTTCGAGCTACTATCTCCGACCACCGTATCACCGCACAATTTCTTCTCCGGCCATCATCGAAATCCGAAACAGTGTTCACAACGTCCATCGATTATCTTCATCTCCAGTGGttgatgaattagggttttggttcCAGGTGTTAAACGAAGAAGACGAACGGCGGTTGAACTTtatatgatgaagatgatgatgatgatagaaCAAGGTAATAAACAACAAAACCCTAAAATGGCACTTTAATAAAAACCTTAATTAAAAAAAGGGTagttgcacggtacccctgaccgcggaagggatctcccttcccagttcaccacccgacaaggatccttggcggcaaatacccatagccatcaaagaggggtaagaaacatgtttcggacccgagacctcgagtgtcctcggtccggctttaaagcgggtgtcggtggccaccaaagtggcactaatgggaattgaacttgggtctccattggagaacccaagtcactccaccactaggccacttgtggtggttaattaaaataataggggaaatgacaaaaatgccacTTGACTAATTGAGGAGCATGGATggggttaagtcagttggaccaaaatggcaacgatgaaacctttttggatccagatgttaaaaatgaaacatttggactaaactggcaaaatggcccaaaccacagggactaaaatgacaattaactcattttttttataaatgttgtgtgattttttataaattttttgtaatttttttttaatattctgccaccggtgcacccaacccaagccccgccATA
This genomic stretch from Helianthus annuus cultivar XRQ/B chromosome 8, HanXRQr2.0-SUNRISE, whole genome shotgun sequence harbors:
- the LOC110870521 gene encoding uncharacterized protein LOC110870521, which encodes MSSSRKRTRVSSSVDATSSDRSLYLDNGDCTNICEHCGAFFWFDERIVATSTARHLRYNQCCKGGRVKFPPPNHPLSAFVDLFGRPDFLANIRAYNSMFSMTSFGGKVDDSVNIGSAPYVFKIEGQVYHSLGSLCPTDNESPRFLQMYIYDTNNEIVNRLRFFDGTIRSQLSANVVSTILTALDECNELVRLFRNARDLTLSSNLPSFSIRLYNSYNCLSYDRPGPDCIGAIVTDQDPSADGYDIVIRHKTTGLQRISNLHPLYMALQYPLLFVYGESGWSPDLRLSGVSGKEEKNMSMNMFYSYQLHDRLNVYTLLLRGGRLFQQYLVDAYVCIEQNRLQYYRRNQSSLRSDVLKGIHDAIRRGDTEGRDIGKRTILPSSFTGGPRYMYKHYQDALAICRVHGNPQYFITFTCNVNWPEIRRYLTKYPVLKAQDRPDIIARVFHIKVASFVNFLRNNRPFGKVTADLYTIEFQKRGLPHCHLLLWVDESNKITDATHVDKYISAEIPDPEMDPELHRIVTNFMIHGPCGTVKPNAPCMSLGMCSKNFPKAYQQSSMIDENEYAHYKRWVSGNTVIKDGVALDNRYVVSYNHTLLLRFQAHINVEYCGSSMLIKYLFKYVSKGSDRIRFNISKEPSSSGETEAHTTSEIDEIKNYVDGRFICPHESAWRILDFHIHQRNPAVQVLAVHLQEMQNVTFKDNEQLQNIARNPLSRRTTLTEWLYNNCIDESGRHLTYVDFLSEYRWEASAKTWIRRLTNRTPAIGRLIYVHPTCGETFYLRLLLPHQKGCRSFEDIRTVSGEVCSTYRVACERLGLLGDNREWSYTFNEAAAWATASELRHLFIHMLLYCEVSNPKQLWDMHWHKMADDVVHRHHLNDDDQMQHVLYELELLLRTESSSSLCELGLPTPSPTIVASVTNRLLMEERNYDRQQLAIEHMSSRSVLNPQQKNIYDYVLSTLKRKEQVKAFVYGYGGTGKTFLWTTIISALRSEGKIVLAVAASGIASLLLPAGRTAHSRFKIPLDLTDQSTCYIKKNTHLAQLLTETTLIIWDEAPMNDRRCFESLDRTLKDLLNRPHEPFGGQSILLGGDFRQTLPVIPKASKDAILSSALPRSYLWRHFKVYKLTENMRLQSTNLNTNHRAKIAMFSSWLLDVGDGKLGTPDVNDPLNTRNIEVPLDYVIPYSDNALQELIQFIYDKATLDNPTTENLYNKAIVCPKNETAQEINNMVLACIPGNSKTYLSTDTIIPNLGSHGDIEMLYPTEYLNLLNFSELPPHQLELKVNTPVMLIRNINQTIGLCNGTRLLITQLLPRVIEAQIMTGTAIGHRVYIPRISLTHTDTELPFTFKRKQFPIKLCYAMTINKSQGQSLNKIGVYLPEPVFSHGQLYVALSRATSPDSLKILTTPMKDMPSNVTKNIVYSDFLNEIDINQSQG